A section of the Paenibacillus yonginensis genome encodes:
- a CDS encoding nucleotidyltransferase-like protein encodes MKPLFMNEEMIGQHTFGAVGFRHSANGNHDAIMLDFDFLILIVCKNIEEKPEPEHARIGLFDYQLIYVTSNDLERWVITGENAELLSCFFQGEIIWDEREELEQLRGKIIDFELTVREKRKFKEFARFLKFYNEAKALNQKGHFFDAYAAVVRGLQHLGRLELLERNIRAEEQIWEQLHALNTPSYKLYAEMSCSTETLEQRLQLALLAFEFSATSKMTDSCVMLLRILRSRKEPWSLQELMHKAELQEVREELPMVLRKLVYRSVVKQTTNGKVREVTGHGQGILYWA; translated from the coding sequence GTGAAACCATTGTTCATGAATGAAGAAATGATAGGTCAGCATACCTTTGGAGCAGTTGGCTTCCGCCATTCAGCAAACGGCAATCATGATGCGATTATGCTTGATTTTGATTTTTTGATTCTTATTGTATGCAAGAATATAGAAGAGAAACCTGAACCCGAACATGCTCGGATCGGTTTGTTTGATTACCAGTTGATCTATGTAACCAGTAATGATCTGGAGAGATGGGTCATCACAGGTGAAAATGCCGAGCTTCTGAGCTGTTTTTTTCAGGGGGAGATTATATGGGATGAGCGGGAGGAACTGGAGCAATTGAGAGGGAAAATTATTGATTTTGAATTAACGGTAAGAGAGAAACGTAAATTTAAAGAGTTTGCCCGCTTCCTGAAGTTTTATAATGAAGCCAAAGCCTTGAATCAGAAAGGACACTTTTTTGATGCTTATGCGGCTGTGGTGCGCGGACTCCAGCATTTGGGACGCTTAGAGCTGCTGGAGAGGAATATACGGGCGGAAGAGCAGATTTGGGAGCAGTTGCATGCCTTAAATACCCCATCTTATAAACTGTATGCCGAAATGAGCTGCAGTACGGAGACGCTGGAGCAGCGTCTGCAGTTGGCCCTGCTTGCCTTCGAATTCTCGGCGACCTCCAAAATGACGGATAGCTGCGTTATGCTTCTAAGGATTCTTCGAAGCCGCAAGGAGCCGTGGAGTCTGCAGGAGCTCATGCATAAAGCTGAGCTGCAGGAGGTAAGAGAGGAGCTGCCAATGGTGCTCCGCAAGCTCGTTTACCGCTCGGTTGTAAAGCAGACGACGAATGGGAAGGTCAGAGAAGTTACAGGGCACGGACAGGGGATTTTATATTGGGCTTAA
- a CDS encoding glycosyl hydrolase family 18 protein, translated as MSRKSKWGRRSRKPWRKLGLSVIFLLSAFIVYRIFVPSYTHLTPEWKGMDKPIFFADEVEKYSAAGTGASLSLPLPVIQAKMDRAVRYEKETESVIMATDDKLVRVRVGNTQASLNNAALKLKTAPSKQGEVVYVPVDLLEQIYGIQVEEDKSSGAVRVFMPGESMQHAIAKPDKRGKTSPLRLGASIHSPIVADVPPEAHLRILNREGDWYYAQMDSGETGFIRTKLVTPGEKEAVPKQQPKMLPAVQAWQNKRINMTWEAVYQVPANPKNVGSLPGINVVSPTWFELADAKGNVKSKGDANYVKSAHSEGMQVWGVYSNSFSPDLTTPAFATFETRTRAIKQLLGYAKQLDLDGINIDFENVKTTDGDNITQFMRELRPLARAQGLVVSMDVTPKSDSELWSKFLDRRALSEVIDYMALMAYDEHWAASPVAGSVASLPWTEAALNKILTEDAVPPSKLILGVPLYTRVWTETAKEGETKVSSKAIGMSKAQSIIQQYGLKPEKADDTGQNFVQYKEDGAVKKIWLEDKDSLSQRVALVKNLHLAGIASWTRSFGSTEAWTVLGQVNGD; from the coding sequence ATGAGCCGCAAAAGCAAATGGGGAAGACGTAGTAGGAAACCGTGGCGCAAGCTGGGGTTATCGGTCATTTTTCTGTTATCAGCGTTTATAGTCTATCGAATTTTTGTCCCTAGTTATACACATCTGACCCCCGAATGGAAGGGAATGGACAAGCCGATCTTCTTTGCCGATGAGGTTGAGAAATACTCCGCGGCTGGCACCGGGGCTTCATTAAGCCTTCCTTTACCGGTCATTCAGGCTAAAATGGATAGGGCTGTCCGTTATGAGAAAGAAACGGAATCGGTCATAATGGCAACGGACGACAAGCTGGTGCGCGTGCGTGTCGGCAACACACAAGCCTCCTTGAACAACGCGGCTTTGAAGCTTAAAACGGCACCCTCTAAGCAGGGCGAAGTCGTTTATGTGCCCGTGGATTTGCTTGAACAGATATATGGAATCCAGGTGGAGGAGGACAAATCTTCAGGAGCTGTTCGGGTGTTTATGCCGGGAGAAAGCATGCAGCATGCCATAGCGAAGCCGGATAAGAGGGGGAAAACCTCCCCGCTTCGGTTGGGAGCCTCCATTCACTCGCCGATCGTAGCCGATGTGCCTCCGGAAGCTCATTTGCGAATTCTGAACCGCGAGGGCGATTGGTATTATGCCCAGATGGACAGCGGGGAGACGGGCTTCATTCGTACGAAGCTGGTAACGCCGGGGGAGAAAGAGGCTGTTCCGAAACAACAGCCGAAGATGCTTCCAGCCGTTCAAGCCTGGCAGAACAAACGAATCAATATGACTTGGGAAGCGGTGTATCAGGTGCCGGCCAATCCAAAGAATGTAGGGAGCCTCCCGGGGATCAACGTGGTCAGTCCAACCTGGTTTGAACTGGCGGATGCGAAAGGCAACGTCAAGAGCAAGGGCGACGCCAACTATGTGAAATCGGCCCACAGCGAGGGCATGCAGGTATGGGGAGTATACAGCAACAGCTTTAGTCCCGACCTGACGACCCCTGCGTTTGCTACGTTTGAAACCCGAACAAGAGCTATCAAGCAGCTTCTGGGTTATGCCAAGCAGCTGGACCTGGACGGCATCAATATTGATTTTGAAAATGTAAAAACAACAGACGGCGATAACATCACGCAGTTCATGAGGGAGTTAAGACCTTTGGCCCGCGCTCAGGGGCTTGTTGTTTCCATGGATGTTACGCCGAAGTCGGATAGCGAGCTTTGGTCGAAGTTTCTGGACCGGCGGGCTTTAAGCGAAGTAATCGATTATATGGCGCTTATGGCTTATGACGAGCACTGGGCGGCGAGTCCCGTAGCGGGCTCGGTTGCTTCTCTCCCTTGGACAGAAGCGGCTTTGAACAAGATTTTGACCGAGGATGCCGTGCCGCCTTCCAAACTGATTCTGGGGGTGCCGCTCTATACGCGCGTTTGGACCGAGACTGCCAAAGAAGGGGAGACCAAGGTAAGCTCCAAAGCGATCGGGATGAGCAAGGCGCAGAGCATTATTCAGCAATACGGACTGAAGCCTGAGAAGGCTGACGATACTGGACAGAACTTCGTTCAGTACAAAGAGGATGGCGCCGTCAAAAAAATATGGCTGGAAGACAAGGATTCCCTGTCTCAGCGTGTAGCACTTGTGAAGAACCTGCATTTGGCCGGAATTGCTTCCTGGACCAGAAGCTTCGGGTCTACTGAAGCATGGACCGTTCTTGGACAAGTCAACGGAGATTAA
- the perR gene encoding peroxide-responsive transcriptional repressor PerR — protein sequence MSTKVHHALEQLKTNGVRITPQRHAILSFLMESMEHPTADEIYRALAPRFPNMSVATVYNNLKVFIEANMVRELTYGDSSSRFDADVSDHYHVVCQQCGKIKDFMYPSLHEVEEAAERATGFKVYGHRLELYGVCQECLAQ from the coding sequence ATGTCTACAAAGGTGCATCATGCCCTGGAGCAGCTGAAAACAAACGGTGTCCGCATCACGCCGCAGCGCCACGCAATACTTTCTTTCTTAATGGAGTCGATGGAGCATCCAACGGCTGATGAGATATATCGCGCGTTAGCACCGAGGTTTCCCAACATGAGCGTTGCTACTGTATACAACAATCTTAAAGTTTTTATTGAAGCCAACATGGTACGCGAACTCACCTATGGCGACAGTTCGAGTCGGTTTGACGCGGACGTTTCCGACCATTATCATGTAGTTTGTCAGCAGTGCGGCAAAATTAAAGATTTTATGTATCCTTCTCTGCATGAAGTGGAGGAGGCTGCTGAGCGGGCGACCGGGTTTAAGGTATACGGCCATCGGCTTGAGTTGTATGGCGTTTGCCAGGAATGCCTGGCCCAATAA
- a CDS encoding DUF4097 family beta strand repeat-containing protein, whose product MVDDILPEDGSRHREDAEEKDGSDGSSRSSGFKPRRRKLKLISVLLTALFPGLGHLYLRELGKGIALIYFVLIDAASLVYFSSVRMHINVPLLVLLALLIPVIYFYSIYDVLQSTDYWNARRSGIARTQRTPVQNLWRGLGLGAQLIGGGLILFLLRQQPAWLSSFIRDYAGYTVAVIFLAAAALLTAGESRRKFKRTGRLTAALLAAGVAVLLILDLRLNRDAMLLLLRWWPVLLILLGVEAIINILRVRRKRNGTGIGRVRFDLKGMLLTLIASASVFAITQQDHYVQLWKKVSLDLTAASMEFSEETGYAVTKPPLEISLPSETRKLSVDGINGNITISREAVFHVQVQYKVYVDSGNLQEAASIADQTEVQVAPGGTLGLKVRDASYGPSGKRHPKVNMNIVIPFNRSLTLNVTTTNGNLLVKNLAADDVVLETGNGKIDLINLLGNFKASTLNGDVHVSGFQGNLAASSQGGNLSADHVQGHLKLSALVGDIAVMNTTGDIDVNTKNGNLDIEEVPKTLNAQTLNGMVQVKSNVVGGDWDVYSAVGELRITLPEQADYTLEASSGYGGIETNLPFPVENKTIKGVWGTGEYKVNLDGNSNVFIYKESINALDPQPTKN is encoded by the coding sequence ATGGTAGACGACATTCTCCCGGAGGACGGGAGCAGACATAGAGAGGATGCGGAAGAGAAGGATGGAAGTGATGGAAGCTCCAGGAGCAGCGGCTTTAAACCGCGAAGACGGAAGCTTAAGCTGATTTCCGTGCTGCTTACAGCTCTTTTTCCCGGATTGGGTCATCTTTATTTAAGAGAGCTGGGTAAAGGTATAGCGCTCATTTATTTTGTGCTTATTGATGCAGCTTCGCTTGTTTATTTCTCATCCGTAAGGATGCATATTAATGTTCCGCTGCTGGTTCTTCTTGCCCTTTTGATACCTGTTATTTATTTCTATAGCATTTATGATGTGCTGCAGTCGACGGATTATTGGAACGCCCGGCGCAGCGGGATTGCAAGAACACAACGGACGCCTGTGCAGAATTTATGGCGGGGGCTTGGTTTGGGAGCGCAGCTGATCGGTGGCGGCTTGATTCTGTTTCTGCTGCGGCAGCAGCCGGCATGGCTCAGCAGCTTTATCCGGGATTATGCCGGCTATACGGTCGCTGTCATTTTCCTTGCTGCCGCAGCCCTGCTGACCGCGGGGGAAAGCCGGCGCAAATTCAAGCGGACGGGTCGGTTGACGGCAGCGTTGCTTGCGGCAGGAGTTGCCGTGCTGCTTATTCTGGATCTTCGCTTGAACCGGGATGCCATGCTGCTGCTGCTTCGGTGGTGGCCGGTTCTGCTGATCCTCCTTGGCGTTGAAGCTATTATCAATATCCTGCGGGTTCGCAGGAAACGAAATGGGACCGGCATAGGCCGCGTTCGCTTTGATTTAAAAGGCATGCTGCTGACTCTGATCGCATCGGCCTCTGTATTTGCGATAACCCAACAGGACCATTATGTGCAGCTGTGGAAGAAGGTCAGTCTGGATCTGACGGCAGCCAGTATGGAGTTTAGCGAGGAGACAGGTTACGCGGTAACCAAACCGCCTCTTGAAATTTCGCTGCCATCGGAAACACGCAAGCTGTCTGTTGACGGCATAAACGGCAATATTACAATCAGCAGGGAAGCTGTTTTTCATGTTCAAGTCCAATATAAAGTATACGTGGACAGCGGGAATCTGCAGGAGGCTGCCAGTATAGCGGATCAGACCGAAGTGCAAGTAGCGCCTGGGGGGACGCTGGGACTTAAGGTGAGAGATGCCAGCTACGGGCCGTCCGGCAAACGCCATCCGAAAGTCAACATGAACATTGTAATTCCGTTTAATCGCAGCTTAACGCTAAACGTGACAACGACCAACGGCAATCTGCTGGTTAAGAATCTGGCCGCTGACGATGTTGTTCTGGAGACTGGGAACGGCAAAATCGATCTCATCAACCTGCTCGGCAACTTTAAGGCATCTACGTTGAATGGAGACGTTCATGTTTCCGGATTCCAGGGGAACCTTGCGGCGAGTTCCCAGGGCGGGAACTTGTCGGCAGATCATGTGCAGGGCCATTTGAAGCTCTCGGCGCTGGTTGGCGATATTGCGGTGATGAATACGACAGGAGACATTGACGTCAATACCAAAAACGGGAATCTGGACATCGAAGAGGTCCCCAAAACGCTGAATGCTCAAACCTTAAACGGCATGGTCCAAGTGAAGTCCAATGTTGTCGGCGGGGATTGGGACGTGTACAGCGCGGTAGGTGAACTGCGCATCACGCTGCCTGAACAGGCTGACTACACCCTAGAAGCTTCGAGCGGATATGGAGGCATCGAAACCAATTTGCCGTTCCCGGTTGAGAACAAAACGATTAAAGGCGTGTGGGGCACCGGCGAATACAAAGTGAATCTGGACGGCAACAGCAATGTGTTCATTTATAAGGAATCCATTAACGCTTTGGACCCGCAGCCGACTAAAAATTGA
- a CDS encoding prenyltransferase gives MSKWQLFLKATRFYSLPVMLVPVVLGTAAAYVWEQEFHPVLFILAFLGAGAAHLFSNMINDLWDYRNGTDTAAQENSDLVSTHSGLLTGGIVSEKAFATLTWLFLAFAVVCGVLLCVFSGWELLYFVVVGALIAYFYVAPPLRFGYRGMGYSEVAILFAFGIMPVTGSYFVQTGEFSLRSVLLSLPVGILTTLLLFNHHFLHWQSDKQVGKRTLVVVWGERKALVLSRIMTVLAYVLLLVCIFAGILPFYAVLALLSVLPLYRVYRGLQAQNPSPAYLPLMGASLKASMWCGIIMSAALILDSLI, from the coding sequence ATGAGCAAGTGGCAGTTATTTCTTAAAGCTACCCGGTTTTACTCTCTCCCGGTGATGCTGGTCCCGGTTGTGTTGGGAACGGCGGCAGCTTATGTGTGGGAGCAGGAGTTTCATCCGGTTTTATTTATTCTGGCTTTTTTGGGGGCAGGAGCGGCGCATCTCTTTTCCAATATGATTAACGATCTGTGGGATTATCGGAATGGGACGGATACAGCAGCCCAGGAGAATTCCGATTTGGTTTCCACCCATTCAGGGCTGCTGACAGGCGGCATTGTATCGGAAAAAGCTTTCGCGACGCTTACCTGGCTGTTCCTCGCTTTCGCCGTGGTCTGCGGCGTATTGCTTTGCGTGTTCAGCGGCTGGGAACTGCTGTATTTCGTAGTAGTTGGAGCGCTCATCGCTTATTTCTATGTGGCGCCGCCGCTGCGGTTCGGCTATCGGGGCATGGGTTACAGTGAAGTGGCGATCCTGTTTGCATTCGGTATTATGCCGGTAACCGGCTCCTATTTTGTGCAGACCGGAGAATTCAGCCTGCGTTCCGTTTTATTGTCTTTACCCGTTGGAATTTTGACGACGCTGCTTTTGTTTAACCATCATTTCCTGCATTGGCAGAGTGATAAACAGGTGGGGAAACGAACTCTGGTAGTCGTGTGGGGAGAGCGAAAGGCGCTTGTACTGTCGCGTATCATGACGGTGCTCGCTTATGTGCTGCTGCTGGTGTGTATTTTTGCCGGAATACTGCCGTTCTATGCGGTATTGGCTCTATTGTCTGTGCTGCCGCTGTACCGGGTATATCGGGGTCTTCAGGCCCAAAATCCTTCCCCAGCTTATTTGCCTCTTATGGGCGCATCGCTTAAAGCTTCCATGTGGTGCGGTATCATCATGTCGGCAGCTTTGATCCTGGATAGTTTGATTTAG